One genomic window of Eptesicus fuscus isolate TK198812 chromosome 6, DD_ASM_mEF_20220401, whole genome shotgun sequence includes the following:
- the MSMO1 gene encoding methylsterol monooxygenase 1 isoform X2: MPRWYMLLARCFGCAVIEDTWHYFLHRLLHHKKIYKYIHKVHHEFQAPFGMEAEYAHPLETLILGTGFFIGIMLLCDHVILLWAWVTVRLMETIDVHSGYDIPLNPLNLIPFYAGSRHHDFHHMNFIGNYASTFTWWDRIFGTDTQFVAYTEKMKIGKKTE; this comes from the exons ATGCCAAGATG GTATATGCTTTTGGCAAGATGCTTTGGTTGTGCAGTGATTGAGGATACCTGGCACTATTTCCTACACAGGCTCTTAcaccacaaaaaaatatataagtatattcaTAAAGTTCATCATGAGTTTCAG gcTCCATTTGGAATGGAAGCTGAATATGCACATCCCCTGGAAACCCTAATTCTTGGAACTGGGTTTTTCATTGGAATCATGCTTTTATGTGATCATGTAATTCTTCTCTGGGCATGGGTGACCGTTCGTTTGATGGAAACTATTGATGTCCACAG tGGTTATGATATTCCTCTCAACCCTTTAAACCTCATCCCTTTCTATGCTGGCTCTCGGCATCATGACTTTCACCACATGAACTTCATTGGAAACTATGCTTCAACATTCACATGGTGGGACAGAATTTTTGGAACAGACACTCAATTTGTTGCCTACACTGAAAAGATGAAGATTGGGAAAAagactgaataa
- the MSMO1 gene encoding methylsterol monooxygenase 1 isoform X1 produces MATNESVSIFSSASLAVEYVDSLLPENPLQEPFKNAWNYMLDNYTKFQIATWGSLIVHEALYFLFCLPGFLFQFIPYMKKYKIQKDKPETWENQWKCFKVLLFNHFCIQLPLICGTYYFTEYFNIPYGWERMPRWYMLLARCFGCAVIEDTWHYFLHRLLHHKKIYKYIHKVHHEFQAPFGMEAEYAHPLETLILGTGFFIGIMLLCDHVILLWAWVTVRLMETIDVHSGYDIPLNPLNLIPFYAGSRHHDFHHMNFIGNYASTFTWWDRIFGTDTQFVAYTEKMKIGKKTE; encoded by the exons atggcaacaaatgaaaGTGTCAGCATCTTTAGTTCAGCATCCTTGGCTGTGGAGTATGTAGATTCACTTTTACCCGAGAATCCTCTACAAGAACCATTTAAGAATGCTTGGAACTATATGTTGGACAATTATACAAAGTTCCAGATAGCAACATGGGGATCCCTGATAGTTCACGAGGCCCTTTATTTCTTGTTCTGTTTACCTGGGTTTTTGTTTCAATTTATACCTTACATGAAAAAGTACAAAATTCAAAAG GATAAACCAGAAACATGGGAAAACCAATGGAAATGCTTTAAAGTACTTCTCTTTAATCACTTTTGTATCCAGCTTCCTTTGATTTGTGGAACTTACTATTTTACAGAGTATTTCAACATTCCTTATGGGTGGGAAAGAATGCCAAGATG GTATATGCTTTTGGCAAGATGCTTTGGTTGTGCAGTGATTGAGGATACCTGGCACTATTTCCTACACAGGCTCTTAcaccacaaaaaaatatataagtatattcaTAAAGTTCATCATGAGTTTCAG gcTCCATTTGGAATGGAAGCTGAATATGCACATCCCCTGGAAACCCTAATTCTTGGAACTGGGTTTTTCATTGGAATCATGCTTTTATGTGATCATGTAATTCTTCTCTGGGCATGGGTGACCGTTCGTTTGATGGAAACTATTGATGTCCACAG tGGTTATGATATTCCTCTCAACCCTTTAAACCTCATCCCTTTCTATGCTGGCTCTCGGCATCATGACTTTCACCACATGAACTTCATTGGAAACTATGCTTCAACATTCACATGGTGGGACAGAATTTTTGGAACAGACACTCAATTTGTTGCCTACACTGAAAAGATGAAGATTGGGAAAAagactgaataa